A window from Micromonospora terminaliae encodes these proteins:
- a CDS encoding C40 family peptidase produces MTKVIIGVVTVVIVACFGLPMLLLSSVLGGGAKECGIVAVPHPGQPPGTGSWDAKQLENAATIIDVGVAKGVPRWGWAIAVATAMQESGLRNLPHLGDTNDHDSIGVFQQRPSQGWGSVAQLSEPAYQAGRFFDKLLTVPGWESMPLTQAAQAVQASAFPDAYAKWTGDAVHLVEQLTNTPTDCASDAPAALPDGFTLPANTPPAVTTAIFWAVNQLGTPYHFGGSCTDPHSGNPDQQCDCSSLMQAAYRAAGISIPRITTDQANAGQPLNNPALLLPGDLILIPGSQGTMANPRHVGMYLGEGLVIHAPTTGDVVKITRLSSWTNQIAALRRIVAPSG; encoded by the coding sequence ATGACCAAAGTCATTATCGGAGTAGTCACTGTCGTCATCGTCGCCTGCTTCGGCCTGCCCATGCTGCTGCTGTCCTCCGTCTTGGGCGGCGGCGCCAAGGAGTGTGGCATCGTCGCCGTGCCCCATCCAGGGCAGCCGCCCGGCACGGGTAGCTGGGACGCCAAGCAGCTGGAGAACGCCGCGACCATCATCGACGTCGGCGTCGCCAAAGGCGTACCCCGCTGGGGTTGGGCCATCGCCGTCGCCACCGCCATGCAGGAATCAGGCCTGCGCAACCTGCCCCACCTCGGCGACACCAACGACCACGACTCCATCGGAGTGTTCCAGCAGCGCCCCAGCCAAGGCTGGGGCAGCGTCGCGCAACTGTCCGAGCCCGCCTACCAGGCGGGCAGATTCTTTGACAAGCTCCTGACCGTTCCCGGATGGGAGTCGATGCCCCTCACCCAGGCCGCCCAGGCGGTCCAGGCCTCGGCCTTCCCCGACGCCTACGCCAAGTGGACCGGCGACGCTGTGCACCTGGTGGAGCAGCTGACCAACACGCCGACGGACTGCGCCAGCGATGCGCCCGCCGCCCTCCCGGACGGGTTCACGCTTCCCGCCAACACCCCGCCCGCCGTCACGACCGCCATCTTCTGGGCCGTCAACCAACTCGGCACCCCGTACCACTTCGGCGGATCATGCACCGACCCGCACTCCGGCAACCCCGACCAACAGTGCGACTGCTCATCGCTCATGCAGGCGGCGTACCGAGCGGCCGGTATCTCCATCCCCCGCATCACCACCGACCAGGCCAACGCCGGACAGCCCCTAAACAACCCCGCGCTCCTGCTCCCGGGCGACCTCATCCTCATTCCGGGCAGCCAAGGCACCATGGCCAACCCCCGTCACGTCGGCATGTACCTCGGCGAAGGACTTGTCATCCACGCCCCGACGACCGGCGACGTCGTGAAGATCACCCGACTGAGCAGTTGGACCAATCAGATCGCAGCGCTTCGACGCATCGTTGCCCCCTCCGGGTGA
- a CDS encoding helix-turn-helix domain-containing protein, with protein sequence MSQAVKAALLTTKDLGKNERAVAIAIAAHANREGNAWPSVATLAEYVGCSERTVQRCLAKLVQLGRLVVSKVAGIATRVYRLVHPNRRTTAAAGVTEQPAGVTHSPAGGDSQSVTRSTEDHLKGDAPASAAGWRRYLPTSRRAPVPAGNDGRPRVAEANVGGGGRCHRPGHVGQPAGRCVACRSEAIERR encoded by the coding sequence ATGAGTCAAGCCGTCAAGGCTGCACTGCTCACCACGAAAGACCTTGGGAAGAACGAGCGAGCGGTAGCCATTGCCATTGCCGCCCACGCCAACCGTGAGGGCAACGCCTGGCCGTCCGTGGCCACCCTTGCAGAGTACGTCGGCTGCTCCGAACGCACAGTGCAACGATGCCTGGCCAAGCTCGTGCAACTGGGTCGCCTCGTCGTGTCGAAGGTCGCCGGTATCGCCACCCGCGTCTATCGGCTGGTGCATCCGAATCGACGAACCACAGCCGCAGCGGGGGTGACAGAACAACCGGCGGGGGTGACACATTCGCCTGCCGGGGGTGACAGCCAGAGTGTCACCCGAAGTACTGAAGACCACTTGAAGGGCGATGCGCCCGCGAGCGCTGCGGGGTGGCGGCGGTATCTGCCGACAAGTCGGCGGGCTCCGGTGCCAGCTGGGAACGACGGGCGGCCGCGCGTGGCGGAGGCAAACGTCGGAGGTGGCGGTCGGTGCCACCGTCCTGGGCATGTTGGTCAGCCCGCTGGCCGCTGCGTCGCTTGCCGTTCCGAGGCGATCGAGCGCAGGTGA